The genome window GATGGCGGCGCGCTCGTCCAGGCTCTGTTCGGTGTCGGCGTAGGGGCCGATGCGGGCGTCGACGGCGGCACGGTCGATACGTTTGGGCAGCATGGGAAAATCCTCCTGGTTGTCGATTTTCGTTTATATTTATTTAAATCGATTTTACAGTCAATATCGATTTTATGGCTGACACCGGTCCATGAGCACATCCCTGACCTCCCAATTGACCCAGTCGCTGCGCGACGAACTGCTGAACGGCACCTTCCGCCCGGGCCAGCAATTGCGGCTGAACCAGCTCAGCCAGCAGTTCCATGTCAGCCTGAGTCCGCTGCGCGAGGCCTTGTCGCGGCTGGCGGCCGAGGGGCTGGTGATCGCGCAGGACCAGCGCGGCTACCAGGCCGCGCCGGTGTCCGTGCGCAACCACCAGGAAATCACCGAGCTGCGCACCATGCTGGAGCCGCACGCGCTGCGGATTTCCATGCAGCAGGGCGGCGAAGACTGGGAGGTCGCGGTGCTGGCGGCGCACCACCGCCTGCAGCA of Pigmentiphaga sp. H8 contains these proteins:
- a CDS encoding GntR family transcriptional regulator produces the protein MSTSLTSQLTQSLRDELLNGTFRPGQQLRLNQLSQQFHVSLSPLREALSRLAAEGLVIAQDQRGYQAAPVSVRNHQEITELRTMLEPHALRISMQQGGEDWEVAVLAAHHRLQQVEKRAASDPEALAEWEIRHREFHLMLIGGGQMPVLAQFCEKLLAFSDRYRRIFLRERPLDRDIPDEHEAILRATLDRDEARAGELLAQHIGRTAANIAILLEQWESGDEAA